In Labrys monachus, the genomic stretch TGCATCGCCGCATAGAGCGTGGCCATGATGCCGACAAGGGGCGCGACATCAGAAGCATGCGTCACCTCCGCGAGCAGGCGCGGCAGGATGGGGAAGATCAGGCCGATTCCCACTGCGTCGAGGCAGATTGCGGCATAGATGACGACCAGGGATCGCTTCATGGCAGGTCGGGCGTCAGGCAGTGGAAAGGACGAGCCTGTCGGCGGCGCACCCTCCGGCGCCGACCGCCTGGGCCGCAGCCGGCACGCAGGACCTGCGTCCCACCATACCGGCTGAACTCAACGGCTTTCATGGGTTTCTCCTGCCCGGCGTATCGCGCGATCGGCATGCATGATCATACTCATCATTTTATGTACTCGGTACATATTGGGCTACCTCGCCGGCAGCGATAGGTCAATACAAATATGTACCCAGTATATGAATTATGCTATCGAGGCCGCATGTCAGAGCCGATCGACCGCCGAACCCGCAAGCGCCTCGCCACCCGGCAGGCGATTTCCGACACCGCCACGCGCCTCTTCTGGCAGCGGGGCTTCGACGCGGTGACGGTGGACGAGATCGCGCAGGCCGCCGACGTCGGACGGATGACGGTGTTCAATCATTTCCCCCGCAAGGAGGACATGTTCTTCGATCGCGACGAGGAAGGCCGGACGATGCTGCGCAACGCCCTGCGGCAGCGCGATCACGACGTCGCGCCCATCGAGACGTTGCGTCTGCTCGCGCATCGGCTCGTCGCGGAGCGCACGCCCTATGTCGATTTTTCGGCCGAAAGCCAAAGCTTCGTCGGGACGATCGAGGGCAGCGAGACGCTGAAGGCGCGGGCACGGGCCATCCGCGACGAACTCGCGGCGGTCGTGGAGGTGGCACTCGCCGAATCCGCGGGTCGCGATCCCGGCGATCCCGACGCGCGCCTGGCGGCCGCCCTGCTGCTGGCGACCTGGGCGACGGCTTTTCTCGAGGCGCACCGGATCTTTCGGCGGACGGAGAATTCAGAGCGCGCGCAAGCGGCTTTCCTCGCCATCGTCGATCGGGGCACCCTCGGCCTGAAGGCTGCAATGGCGGGCACCCCTTACGCCTGAGCAACGATCGATGTTTATCCGGGTAGCGACCGGCCGGGGCCGGCGGCCGCCGCCATCGGAATCCCTGAACTCGATCATCGCCCCTGCCCCTTGGCTCGGAAAGGCGGACCATGCGGTGCTCGCCCCTTGCGAGGAAAGAACGTCATCTTTGAGCGCCACATCGGCCGGACCCGCAGGGCGATCTTCTCGCGGCCCGTCGCGGCAGTGCCATCAATATCGGTTCGACCGCCGGCATCACGGGCGCAGCGCACGCCGCAACCAAGGGTGCCCGCCTTCTCCGGGGCTTTACGACCGTGCCTCGAAATATTCGATGATCAGGCCGTCGGGATGCCTGGCCGTGAAGTTGCGGCCGCTGGTGACGGTGCGCGGCTCGTGCAGCAGCGTGCCGCCCTGTTCCCGGACCCAGCCGGCATAGGCGTCGAGATCGTCGACGTAGAAGATGCCGTGCACCTGCCGCGCGGCCGTCATGGCCTCGCCGTCGCCGGCCAGGATCAGGACGTTGCCGACGCGGGCAGCGACGACGTTCGTTTCCGTGATCGTCACCCGGCGCGCGCAGGGGACGCCCTGAAGCTGCTCGTAAAAGGCGATCGTCGGTTCAAGCGCCTCGGCTGCCGCATAGACGCGGAAGCTTTGATCGAGGATCTTCATGACCGTCTCCCAACTCTATTTCGGAGTGTTGACCAGGCCGAGGCGGATGAGGCTCTCGGCGGTCGCCATGATGGCCTCCTCGCGCGAGCGCGGCTTCCAGCCGAGCAGGCGTTTGGCCTTCTCGCCGCTGGCGTTCATGTCGACGCCCAGGAGCGGCACGATGCCCTTCATCGCCGGGTTCGCCAGCGCCATGAGGCGGATGAACCAGTTGGGCAGGACACGCGTCGAAACCTTGGCCGCGCCCGGCCCCAGACGCTGCTTCAGCAGTTTCGCGATCTCGACCATCCACAGGCTCCCGCCCGACGCGGCGAGGAAGCGCTCGCCCTTGGCGGCCGGGTCGGTCATCGCACGCAGGTGCAGGTCGGCGACGTCGCGTACGTCGACGACGCAGGTGTTGATCCTGGGGCAGCCCGGCTGGCCGTCCAGCAGGTTCTTGATGAGCCGGATCGAGTGCGAATAATCAGGTCCGAGCGCGGGCCCGAGCACGGTGGTGGGGTTGACGGCCGCAAGTTCCAGCCCGCCGCCCTCGCGGGCGATGAAGTCCCACGATGCCCGCTCGGCCAGCGTCTTCGACCGCTGATAGGGCGCGACACGGCCGTTCAGGTCGCTCCAGTCGGTCTCGTCGAAGGGGCGGCTTCGCGGGGCGTGGCCGACGCCGATGGCCCCGAAGGCCGAGGTGAGCACCACGCGCTTCGCGCGCGCATCCCGTGCCGCGCGGAGCACGCGCAGATTGCCGTCGACCGCGGGCCGGACCCAGTCTTCCTCGCGCACCTGATCGCCGGATGGCGTCGGCGAGGCGCCGTGGATCACATAGGCGCAGCCGGCGGCCGCCGCCGCCCATCCATCGTCGGCGGTGAGATCGGCGGCGATAAACGACAGCCGGTCGCCCGGCTCGGCGCCGCCGGTCCTGAGATTGCTCAGAACCTCCGCCTCGCGCGACAATGATCGAAGCGTCGTCCGCACGCGATAGCCGGCCTGCAGCAGCGCCAGGATGCAATGCTGCGCGATGAAGCCGCTTCCGCCGGTCACGAGCACCCGTTCGTCAGCCATGGTGATCTCCAAAGTTGCCGCCTGCGGATCAGCGGTCGATTCCCGCCATCACCCAGTCCGGGTAGCGGTTGCCGGAGACGGTGCCCGGTGCCAGCGCCTCATCGAGCGTCTGTATTTCGGCAGGCGTCAGCCGGAGGGTGTCCGCCGCGACATTCTGTTCCAGATAGGCGCGGCGCTTGGTGCCGGGGATCGGCACGATGCCGTCGCCCTTGTGCAGCAGCCAGGCGAGCGCGATCTGGGCGGGCTTGGCGCCCTTGGCTAGGGCGATGTCGAACACCGCTTCCGCGGCCCGCACATTGGCGTCGTAGTTCTCACCCTGATAGCGCTCGTCGATGCGGCGGGTATCGCCCTCGGGATAGTCCTCCGCCCGCTTCACCCCGCCGGCCAGGAAGCCGCGCCCGAGCGGGCAGAACGGCACGAGCCCAATACCCAGTTCCCGCAGGACCGGGATCACGTCCGCTTCGAGATTGCGCTCCCACAGCGAATATTCGCTCTGCAGCACCGAGACCGGGTGAACGGCATGGGCGCGGCGCAGCGTGGCGGCCCCGACCTCGGACAGGCCGAGGAAGCGCACCTTGCCTTCCTTGACCAGCTCGCCGACAGCGCCGGCCACGTCCTCGATCGGTACCTTGCGGTCGATGCGGTGCTGATAGAGCAGGTCGATATGGTCGGTCTGCAGCCGGCGCAGCGATCCTTCGACCGCCCGGCGAATGGCGGCGGGGCTGCTGTCGGTCTCAGCGCCGAGCTGGCGGCCGTTCTCGAAGCGAAAGCCGAACTTGGTGGCGAGGATCACCTTCTCCCGCCGGTCGCGGAAGGCGCGCCCCAGAAGCTCCTCGTTGGTGTAGGGGCCATAGCCTTCCGCCGTGTCGAAGAAATCGCCGCCGAGCTCGATGGCGCGATGAAGCGTGGCGATCGATTCAGCCTCGTCCGCCGGCCCATAGGACTGGCTCATGCCCATGCAGCCCAAACCGATCGCGCCGACCGTGAGGCCCTGACGTCCAAGTTGCCGCTTGCTCAATATCATCGAACCCTGCCCTTCCGGCGCCCGCATGGCCCTCAAGATAGGCAAAGCGCTTCGTACTTAGAATGCTTGTGCGTCCGCCATGCTTGTTCGATAGTACGGAATGAGCGTGGATCCCTTCTCCGATATTCTCCGACTTGCGCGGGCCGAAACGCTGGTCACCGGCGGATTCACGGCGGGCGGTCCCTGGGCGATTCGCTTTCCCGTCCCAAAGACGATCAAGTTCTTTGCGGTGGTGAAGGGTGATTGCTGGGTGACCCTCGACGGGGAGCCGCCCATCCGATTTGAAACCGGGGATGTGGGTCTGCTGTCGGCGCCACGGGCCTTCGTGCTGGGGAGCGAGCCGGGGGTCCCTCCCGTCGACGGAATGGCGCTGTTCTCCAGCGCCGGCAAGGCGACTGTCCAGCTCGGCGACGGCAGCGACTTCACTCATATAGGCGGCCACGTCCTGCTCGATCCCACAAGCGGACGGCTGCTGGCCGACGTTCTGCCGCCTTGGATCCATGTGCGGGCGGCTTCACCGCAGGCCGTGACCTTCCGGTGGCTGCTTGACCGCCTTGCAGAGGAGCGGACGTCCGATCTCCCCGGCACCGAGCTCGCGTCCGCCCAACTCGCGCAGTTGCTCTTCATCCAGATCTTGCGCGCTCACCTCGCCGGGGCCGACGTCATGGGCGCCAGCTGGCTTCGAGCGTTGGGCGACCCGCGCATCGCCCCGGCCATTCGCCTGATGCATGACGATCCCGCGCGCGCATGGCACCTTGAAGATCTCGCGGCGGCTTGTGCCATGTCGCGGACGACGTTCGCCGGGCGCTTCCGCACCGTCGCCGGCGTCGCGCCCCTCGCTTATCTAACTCAATGGCGCATGCGACTGGCCGAGCAGGCCCTGCGGGACGAGACGGGAAGACCGGTGGCATCGATCGCGCGCTCGGTGGGCTATACGTCCGAAAGCGCTTTCAGCCATGCGTTCAAGCGGTGGAACCGCAGGTCACCCAAGTCTTACCGAGACGGCCATATGCCGCCACCCGCTTTGACATAGCGAATGCGCGCCCCAAATAGAGTTCGCCCTGCAGTGAGCGAGTGTCGACGCGACTCTTTGGCGACGTTCTGCCCGTCATCCCGGCAGGAGCCCCATATCGCGATAGCTGCCGATCAGGCTGTCGAAGAGACCGACATCCGCCCGGCTCCGCGCCAGGAGTTGGGCGCCGGACACGGCGGCAAAAATGGCGAGAGCGCGGGCTTTGCTCGCCGATACGTCCCCCCCGTCCGCGGCGATCAGCACCTTGCCCAGCCACGCGACGTTGATGTCGGCGAAAGTCCGCACTTCCACCTTCACCGGTTCCGGCAGGTCGTCATATTCGGCGGACATGAAGCTGCATAGACAGATCCGATTGCCGTTTTCAAGCGCTCGGCGGAATATCGCGGGATAGCGATGCAGGCAGGCGAGCGGATCCGGCGTCTCGGCCAGCATCTTCTCCAACTCGGCCGCGGTGTCTTCCCAATAGCGCCTGGCCACGGCCGCGCCGAGGTCGGCCTTGCTCGGGAAGTAATAATGGATGCTGGCGGCTTTGATTCCGACCCCAGCCGCCAGATCGCGGAAATTCAGGCCGCCATACCCATGCGCCTGCGCGGCATTGCGGGCCGCCGACAGGATCGCTTCCTTCGCATTCGAACTCATCTGCCAAATCCCCGCTCGCCCCTACCAAGTGACAGATAGAGGTTGTGCCGGCCGAATGGAAGGCCTATACAACGCCTATCAAGTGGCAGGTAGAGGATCTGGAAAAGTGCTGATGACGATCTATGACTGGCATACCGGGCCTTATCCGGCTCGCGTCCGTATCGCTCTCGGAGAGCTGAGGCTGCAATCGCAGGTCCGTTTCGTTTCGATCGACTTGTGGAAGGGCGAACACAAGACGCCTGCGTTTCTCGCCAAGAACTACTCCGGCACGCTGCCGGTGCTGGAGCTCGACGATGGGACGCTGATCGCCGAATGCACCGCGATCACCCAATATCTCGACGCGCTGAACGGCGACCACCTCCTTACCGGCATGACGCCTC encodes the following:
- a CDS encoding TetR/AcrR family transcriptional regulator: MSEPIDRRTRKRLATRQAISDTATRLFWQRGFDAVTVDEIAQAADVGRMTVFNHFPRKEDMFFDRDEEGRTMLRNALRQRDHDVAPIETLRLLAHRLVAERTPYVDFSAESQSFVGTIEGSETLKARARAIRDELAAVVEVALAESAGRDPGDPDARLAAALLLATWATAFLEAHRIFRRTENSERAQAAFLAIVDRGTLGLKAAMAGTPYA
- a CDS encoding VOC family protein: MKILDQSFRVYAAAEALEPTIAFYEQLQGVPCARRVTITETNVVAARVGNVLILAGDGEAMTAARQVHGIFYVDDLDAYAGWVREQGGTLLHEPRTVTSGRNFTARHPDGLIIEYFEARS
- a CDS encoding NAD-dependent epimerase/dehydratase family protein; this translates as MADERVLVTGGSGFIAQHCILALLQAGYRVRTTLRSLSREAEVLSNLRTGGAEPGDRLSFIAADLTADDGWAAAAAGCAYVIHGASPTPSGDQVREEDWVRPAVDGNLRVLRAARDARAKRVVLTSAFGAIGVGHAPRSRPFDETDWSDLNGRVAPYQRSKTLAERASWDFIAREGGGLELAAVNPTTVLGPALGPDYSHSIRLIKNLLDGQPGCPRINTCVVDVRDVADLHLRAMTDPAAKGERFLAASGGSLWMVEIAKLLKQRLGPGAAKVSTRVLPNWFIRLMALANPAMKGIVPLLGVDMNASGEKAKRLLGWKPRSREEAIMATAESLIRLGLVNTPK
- a CDS encoding aldo/keto reductase, producing MILSKRQLGRQGLTVGAIGLGCMGMSQSYGPADEAESIATLHRAIELGGDFFDTAEGYGPYTNEELLGRAFRDRREKVILATKFGFRFENGRQLGAETDSSPAAIRRAVEGSLRRLQTDHIDLLYQHRIDRKVPIEDVAGAVGELVKEGKVRFLGLSEVGAATLRRAHAVHPVSVLQSEYSLWERNLEADVIPVLRELGIGLVPFCPLGRGFLAGGVKRAEDYPEGDTRRIDERYQGENYDANVRAAEAVFDIALAKGAKPAQIALAWLLHKGDGIVPIPGTKRRAYLEQNVAADTLRLTPAEIQTLDEALAPGTVSGNRYPDWVMAGIDR
- a CDS encoding AraC family transcriptional regulator, whose translation is MSVDPFSDILRLARAETLVTGGFTAGGPWAIRFPVPKTIKFFAVVKGDCWVTLDGEPPIRFETGDVGLLSAPRAFVLGSEPGVPPVDGMALFSSAGKATVQLGDGSDFTHIGGHVLLDPTSGRLLADVLPPWIHVRAASPQAVTFRWLLDRLAEERTSDLPGTELASAQLAQLLFIQILRAHLAGADVMGASWLRALGDPRIAPAIRLMHDDPARAWHLEDLAAACAMSRTTFAGRFRTVAGVAPLAYLTQWRMRLAEQALRDETGRPVASIARSVGYTSESAFSHAFKRWNRRSPKSYRDGHMPPPALT
- a CDS encoding TetR/AcrR family transcriptional regulator, which gives rise to MSSNAKEAILSAARNAAQAHGYGGLNFRDLAAGVGIKAASIHYYFPSKADLGAAVARRYWEDTAAELEKMLAETPDPLACLHRYPAIFRRALENGNRICLCSFMSAEYDDLPEPVKVEVRTFADINVAWLGKVLIAADGGDVSASKARALAIFAAVSGAQLLARSRADVGLFDSLIGSYRDMGLLPG